A window of Flavobacteriales bacterium contains these coding sequences:
- a CDS encoding DUF721 domain-containing protein translates to MSLGEAIEYYLRSTKMYKRFQEQEVLKNWPDVMGPAIANHTRDIQMKDGVLYVRLDSAVLRKELEMSREKVVRMMNESTGYQVINTIKFL, encoded by the coding sequence ATGAGCCTCGGTGAGGCGATCGAGTACTACTTGCGTAGCACCAAGATGTATAAGCGCTTCCAGGAACAAGAAGTGTTGAAGAACTGGCCGGATGTCATGGGCCCGGCCATCGCCAACCATACCCGGGATATCCAGATGAAAGATGGAGTCCTATACGTACGTCTGGATTCGGCCGTATTGCGGAAGGAGCTCGAGATGAGCAGAGAGAAGGTGGTGAGGATGATGAATGAATCTACTGGATATCAGGTTATTAACACCATCAAGTTCCTGTAA
- the mscL gene encoding large conductance mechanosensitive channel protein MscL: MLKEFKSFIMTGNVVDFAVAVIMAGAIGLVINGFVNDIVMPVVGEFTGGVDFADLKYVLSEEVVDAEGTIEKPQNAIRYGSWINSIINLIIVGFVMFMIVRAYNKTKKPEPEPAPAGPSEVDLLTEIRDSLKR, from the coding sequence ATGTTAAAAGAATTCAAGAGTTTCATAATGACAGGCAATGTCGTTGACTTTGCTGTAGCTGTGATCATGGCAGGAGCCATCGGACTAGTGATCAACGGTTTTGTGAATGATATCGTCATGCCTGTTGTCGGTGAGTTCACCGGAGGTGTGGATTTCGCTGACCTGAAGTACGTCCTTTCAGAAGAAGTGGTCGATGCTGAAGGCACCATCGAAAAGCCACAGAATGCGATCCGCTACGGATCATGGATCAATTCCATCATCAATTTGATCATTGTCGGATTTGTGATGTTCATGATCGTTAGAGCTTATAACAAGACTAAGAAACCTGAGCCAGAACCCGCACCGGCCGGTCCGAGTGAAGTGGATCTTCTGACAGAGATCAGAGATTCCTTGAAGAGATAA